The sequence below is a genomic window from Escherichia marmotae.
GTACCGTTCAGATTGGCACTAAATTTCTTTGATTCTTCTTTGTCACCACAGCCAGCGAGAGAGAAAACCAGAACAGATGCAACAACGAGGGAAAACAGCTTGTTGAAAGCCTTCATGTAAAACTCCATTTTATCAAGATCAGAAAACTGGTGACTCTCACCAGGGCGCTATAGAATATTCTTTATACCTCGTCTTGAGCAGTCCGGAAATGGAGTAGAACTCTTAATAAAAAGCATTTTTCCCCCCTTGTTGCTCAAGCATCAGTAACAACTGTTCACAGAGTAAAACGCAGTTGTTTAATGTTTCACCCAGAGCCTCTCCCTCTGTAGTACGCAATTGATTCAACAAATGTGCCAGCCGGTAAAAGCCCGCCCCGGTCAACTCATTTACCAGCAAGCCGACCTGACTGATGACACCTTGCCCCTGATAGCGCCAGCCGTTATGTAGCACCTGAATTAATAATGACTGGCAGCGCATCAACAACTGATGAGCGGTGGACGGCACAGGAAGAACGCTGGCGGAAGGTAGCGGTGCCACAGACGCAGTTTCTGCATCCAGCGCCCAGGCGCGAGATTGCGTCATCATCACCCGTGGCTCCAGCGTTAACTGTCCTTCGGTAAAACTGACGAATCCAGAAACCAGACACACGGGATCATCTTGCTGTCGTAACAGGGACGCCATGCGTTCAACGGCAAAGGGTGAGCTGGCAGAGGCTGGCAGTGATAACGTCAGCACATTATCTTCGCCTTCGCCACTGATTACCTGCGCATCCAGTGTCTGGCGGCTGCTGTCCCAGCCAAGTGAAATACACTCAGCCACAGGCAGAATAAATAAATTATCCACCTGATTAAGCGGGCGAACGGAGACTGGCGGGCGCTGGCGGAAGTATTCCCGTAACGCTACGATTCCCGGCTGGCGCAGCGGCGCACTCAGCATTTGCCACGCATCCGGAGACAGTGGAACGACGCTGCTTAAGCGGTTGCGCGTACCTAACAACAGCTCACCTTCGGCACTGCGTTTCGCTGCTTGTGAGACGATTTGCCCTCCCGCCAGCGCCCCTGCCTGAAAGGTAAATAGCCGACGCGTTGCCGCAGGCGCGTTTTCCTGTTCACTTCTCGGCCAACTGCGTGAAAGGTGTAAAATACTACCGGTGTCGGGGTCGGTGAACCAGATCCGTAAACCATACTGTTGGAAGTCTTGCCAGCTACGCATACCTAATGACACCAGCCGCAGATGATCCAGTTTTGCTTCTCCGGCAATCCCTGCGCCAACGACCGTGCGCCACGGCATGGGCGGTACTTCACCGACACAGTCACGTCGTACCATCTCTTGTGCACTGGCTAACCGACTGTTTAATGCTGCAAGCTGGCGCAAACATTCTCCTGCGTGATAGTGGCTGGCGCGGGCGTGGAACGCATCAACGCTGGCACGCAGTTGCCGTAGCGATTCACTTACCCATCGCCAGTTGCAGGCTTCTGCCGCTTGCCGGGCGCGGCTGAATGCTGCCTCGTAATGAATTAACGGCTGGCTGATCCCCCCCAGCCATAACGCGTAACTTAATTGCTGGACATATTTACGACAGGCTTTGCCCTCATCGCTGGCAAATGGATCGTCATTTGATGCGATTTGTTCGCTGCGCATCTGCCAGAGCAAATGAGAAAATTCTGCCTGCTGTGCTTTGGCCTGGACGAATGCCTGCACTGCCAGTACCACGTGTTCGCACAGCGTTCCTTCAATGCAATCACAACGGGCGAAACGAATACTGCTGCGGGAATAAAAACGCACATCGCTCATCGGTAAGCGGGCAGAGGGAATTTCGCCTGGCGCGCAGAACAGTTCAATAGTTATACCTTTGGCGACCAGGGATTGTGCGCGTTTGTGCGTGGCAGTGGGCAGGGTAGTCAGTTCTTCCAGCCAGATTGCCGGGGGCCATTCCTCTGCTTTTTCCGTGGGCTGAGGGGTAGCACAAAGTCGCTGATAACTTAACACCAACATCACGCGATGGCGGCACATGCCGCTGGCCCCGCAGCTACACTGGGCCTCTTTCAGAGCCTGACCGTTTGCCAGTTGGCTGCGTGTACCGTCACTGAAAGTGGCGATCAGTGTGCCGCTCTCATGGCTAATTTCTGGGATATTGCCATTTTCCAGTTCCTTAAGGCTGCGCTTAACAAAACCGGCATTACTTAACGCTGTCAGTGCCTGTGGCGTCAGTTCTAATAATTCCGGGCGTAGTGAATTCATGACTGAAGATTCTCCGCCAGCCAGGAAGCCAGTTCACCCGGCGTCATGGCAGCTATTTGTGCACCGACATTGACCAATGCCTGGGCCATATCCCGGTCATAACAGGGGGTTGCTGTGCTGTCGAGCGCCGCCAGCCCCAGCACCTTGATGCCGCTTTGAACACACTGCTTCACCTGGTGGATGAGTGATGACGATGTTCCGCCTTCATAAAAATCGCTTACCAGAACAATCACGCTTTTACCTGGTTGTTCAATAAGTTGACGGGCGTACTCCACTGCACTGGCGATATGCGTTCCACCGCCCAGTTGCACTTTCATTAATAACTCTACCGGGTCGGCAACGTCGGCAGTGAGATCTACGACGCTGGTATCAAATGCCACCAGATGGGTGCGAATGCCGGGTAATTGCCATAAACAGGCCGCCATCACTGCTGAGTGGATCACTGAATCAACCATCGATCCGCTTTGATCGACCAGTAAAACCAGTTGCCATTGTTCACTATGGCGCTTAATGCGACTGTTAAAGCGGGGTGATTCGATATACAACTTGCCGAGTTTGGGGTCCCAGTGCTGCAGGTTGGCCCGCAGGGTACTTTTGAAATCGAAATTGCGCGCCAGGGGAATATGCGAGCGGCGACGGCGGTCACGCACACCAGAAAAAGCCTGACGAACTTCTTTGGCCAGCCGCGCCATAATTTCTTCAACAACCTGGTGCACTATCTTGCGAGCGGCTGCCAGCACCTCGGGATTCATCAGATGTTTAGTGTGCAATACGGCGCGTAGCAGGCTTTCGGAAGGTTGCATACGTTCCAGCACTTCAATATTTGTCACCACATCTTCTATGCCGTAGCGCAGCACGGCGTCGCTTTCCAGTCGCTCAATTACCTGCTGTGGGAAGAGCGTGTGAATATCATTGATCCACTCGGGCGTTGTGAGAGTTGAACTGCCCAGCCCTCCGTGCCGTTCACCGCGTTGAATGCGCTCAGGATCGCGCCCGTATAGCCACTCCAGGGCGTGGTCTATCCGTCGGGCGTTGCCATCAAGACCGCAAAGGGTAGTTTCAGCCGCTTCACCAAGAATCAATCGCCAGCGCTGTAGCTCACGGGTAGTCAGAAGGTCGTTCAGTTCAGACATGGAAAACTCCCCAGTGTTGCAGTGACGCCAGTGCCTGCTGTTCCAGTTGTTGATGATGAGCAATGGTTTGCGGTGGACAATGTAACGGCATTTGCAGTGCCGGGACGGGGAGCTGCGGCAGTTGGTAATGCTCAAGCACCTGATGCGCCAGCGCCCCGCGTTCTCGAGGCGGTAGCCAGGCCATCGCTGCACGTAAATCGGGCAGAGCGTTAATAAAATCGGCGTCGCTAAGTTGATTCAAATGAGTGCTGAAACCGGCGATAAATGCAGGCTGAGAAGCCAGTTGATGGCGAGCCAGCGCCAGCAAACCATGTAGGGCTTCGCCTGACTCAGTCGGGGATAATTGCGCCAGCATATCCAGTGCG
It includes:
- a CDS encoding vWA domain-containing protein — encoded protein: MSELNDLLTTRELQRWRLILGEAAETTLCGLDGNARRIDHALEWLYGRDPERIQRGERHGGLGSSTLTTPEWINDIHTLFPQQVIERLESDAVLRYGIEDVVTNIEVLERMQPSESLLRAVLHTKHLMNPEVLAAARKIVHQVVEEIMARLAKEVRQAFSGVRDRRRRSHIPLARNFDFKSTLRANLQHWDPKLGKLYIESPRFNSRIKRHSEQWQLVLLVDQSGSMVDSVIHSAVMAACLWQLPGIRTHLVAFDTSVVDLTADVADPVELLMKVQLGGGTHIASAVEYARQLIEQPGKSVIVLVSDFYEGGTSSSLIHQVKQCVQSGIKVLGLAALDSTATPCYDRDMAQALVNVGAQIAAMTPGELASWLAENLQS
- a CDS encoding SWIM zinc finger family protein translates to MNSLRPELLELTPQALTALSNAGFVKRSLKELENGNIPEISHESGTLIATFSDGTRSQLANGQALKEAQCSCGASGMCRHRVMLVLSYQRLCATPQPTEKAEEWPPAIWLEELTTLPTATHKRAQSLVAKGITIELFCAPGEIPSARLPMSDVRFYSRSSIRFARCDCIEGTLCEHVVLAVQAFVQAKAQQAEFSHLLWQMRSEQIASNDDPFASDEGKACRKYVQQLSYALWLGGISQPLIHYEAAFSRARQAAEACNWRWVSESLRQLRASVDAFHARASHYHAGECLRQLAALNSRLASAQEMVRRDCVGEVPPMPWRTVVGAGIAGEAKLDHLRLVSLGMRSWQDFQQYGLRIWFTDPDTGSILHLSRSWPRSEQENAPAATRRLFTFQAGALAGGQIVSQAAKRSAEGELLLGTRNRLSSVVPLSPDAWQMLSAPLRQPGIVALREYFRQRPPVSVRPLNQVDNLFILPVAECISLGWDSSRQTLDAQVISGEGEDNVLTLSLPASASSPFAVERMASLLRQQDDPVCLVSGFVSFTEGQLTLEPRVMMTQSRAWALDAETASVAPLPSASVLPVPSTAHQLLMRCQSLLIQVLHNGWRYQGQGVISQVGLLVNELTGAGFYRLAHLLNQLRTTEGEALGETLNNCVLLCEQLLLMLEQQGGKNAFY